Proteins from a single region of Pseudomonas sp. 10S4:
- a CDS encoding SGNH/GDSL hydrolase family protein: MPTSALAGLTLLVLGESHMSLSDHLLEPLHDNLTRQGALVHSIGACGASAADWLISKKVDCGAERKGSDKMVIKGREASTTPIQDLIAADKPDLVVLVIGDTMASYDKPVFPKAWAWQSVTGLAKAIAATGTRCAWVGPAWGKAGGMYQKNDARTQLMSQFLAANVAPCTFIDSLAFSKPGQWITTDGQHFTVAGYQSWGTAIGSALAKLPAASLASKGAGK, from the coding sequence ATGCCCACTTCTGCCCTCGCCGGCCTGACCCTCCTTGTCCTTGGGGAGAGCCATATGAGCCTTTCGGACCATTTGCTGGAGCCACTGCACGACAACCTGACCCGCCAAGGCGCCCTCGTTCACTCCATTGGTGCCTGCGGTGCCAGCGCAGCCGACTGGCTGATCAGCAAGAAGGTCGACTGCGGTGCCGAGCGCAAAGGCAGCGACAAGATGGTGATCAAGGGCCGCGAAGCCAGCACCACACCGATCCAGGACCTGATCGCCGCCGACAAACCCGACCTGGTGGTACTGGTCATCGGCGACACCATGGCGTCCTATGACAAACCGGTGTTTCCGAAAGCCTGGGCCTGGCAAAGCGTCACCGGCCTGGCCAAGGCCATCGCCGCCACAGGCACCCGTTGCGCCTGGGTAGGTCCTGCCTGGGGCAAAGCGGGTGGCATGTACCAGAAAAACGATGCCCGCACCCAGTTGATGTCTCAGTTTCTGGCCGCCAACGTTGCGCCGTGCACCTTCATCGATTCGCTGGCGTTCTCCAAACCCGGGCAATGGATAACCACCGACGGGCAGCATTTCACCGTCGCTGGCTATCAATCGTGGGGCACTGCGATCGGCAGCGCACTGGCCAAACTGCCCGCCGCCAGCCTCGCCAGCAAAGGAGCCGGCAAATGA
- a CDS encoding MBOAT family O-acyltransferase, whose amino-acid sequence MVFASLEFLTLFLPLFLFAYALSPPDWRNVTLLIGSWLFYGWLSPRFLAVHVMLTITAWVGGLLIDASRQDDKGRVRRLVALIVLNTAVLCWYKYANIVASTLNETIVWYGAMPLSWQRVIMPAGLSFIVLQAISYLVDVHRRTVPVERSFINYATYISMFGHSVAGPIIRYDWVRQELRRRYFNVQNFSLGARRFMVGMCMKVLVADTLSPVVDVAFKVQNPSLADAWLGCLAYSLQLFFDFAGYSAMAIGLGLMLGFHFPENFNRPYLANSIQDFWRRWHMSLSSWLRDYLYIPLGGNRNGPWTTYRNLFLIMAIAGLWHGGDSWNYLLWGCVHGIALCIDRAWSRSTLPPIPPVLAHGLTLLFVCLAWTLFRAPDFHSALRLYSGQFGLQGIALGEELSTTLRPIHGLAALLGVFGVVAPLLRPYAEKQLAGLAFCTAALWPIVGFMLSFALIASRETVPFLYFQF is encoded by the coding sequence ATGGTTTTTGCCTCTCTCGAGTTTCTGACGTTGTTCCTGCCGCTGTTCCTGTTCGCCTACGCGTTGAGCCCACCCGACTGGCGCAACGTCACGCTACTGATCGGCAGTTGGCTGTTTTATGGTTGGCTGAGCCCACGGTTCCTCGCGGTGCATGTGATGCTGACCATCACGGCGTGGGTGGGCGGCTTGCTGATTGATGCTTCACGACAAGATGACAAGGGCCGTGTGCGGAGACTCGTGGCACTGATCGTGCTCAACACCGCCGTGCTCTGCTGGTACAAGTACGCCAACATCGTCGCCAGCACGTTGAACGAAACCATTGTCTGGTACGGGGCCATGCCGTTGTCCTGGCAGCGAGTGATCATGCCGGCCGGCTTGTCATTTATCGTGTTACAAGCGATTTCCTATCTGGTGGATGTGCATCGTCGCACCGTGCCGGTCGAACGCAGTTTCATCAATTACGCGACCTATATTTCGATGTTTGGCCATTCGGTCGCCGGCCCCATCATTCGCTATGACTGGGTCCGGCAAGAGTTGCGCCGGCGTTACTTCAACGTGCAGAACTTTTCGCTGGGTGCACGCCGTTTCATGGTCGGGATGTGCATGAAGGTTCTGGTGGCCGACACCCTGTCGCCCGTGGTCGATGTGGCGTTCAAGGTGCAGAACCCAAGCTTGGCTGACGCCTGGCTGGGCTGCCTTGCCTATTCCTTGCAGCTGTTCTTCGACTTCGCCGGCTACAGCGCCATGGCCATTGGTCTGGGACTGATGCTCGGCTTCCACTTTCCGGAGAACTTCAACCGTCCTTATCTGGCCAACAGCATCCAGGACTTCTGGCGCCGCTGGCATATGTCACTGTCCAGCTGGTTACGCGACTATCTTTATATTCCGCTAGGCGGCAATCGCAACGGTCCCTGGACAACGTATCGCAACCTGTTCCTGATCATGGCCATCGCCGGCCTCTGGCATGGTGGCGATAGTTGGAATTATCTGCTTTGGGGCTGCGTCCATGGCATCGCATTGTGTATTGATCGTGCCTGGAGCCGTTCCACCCTGCCCCCGATACCGCCAGTGCTTGCCCATGGGCTGACACTGCTGTTCGTCTGCCTGGCCTGGACCCTGTTCCGCGCCCCCGATTTTCACAGCGCGCTGCGCCTCTATTCCGGACAGTTCGGCCTGCAAGGCATCGCTCTCGGCGAGGAACTGTCCACGACCCTGCGCCCGATACACGGCCTTGCGGCCTTGCTGGGTGTATTCGGTGTCGTTGCGCCGCTGCTACGCCCTTATGCTGAAAAACAACTGGCCGGCCTGGCGTTCTGCACCGCAGCCCTTTGGCCCATCGTCGGTTTCATGCTGTCGTTCGCGCTGATCGCCAGTCGCGAAACCGTACCCTTCCTGTACTTTCAATTCTGA
- the bcsQ gene encoding cellulose biosynthesis protein BcsQ: MRELNQIRRDGLPMPRKQTKAKVIAIVSANGGVGKSTVAAGLAKALGHPGGRTIAIDLDPQNALASHLSAIKQGPGLIQLKQPDADWSAHCLPGYCDSEYLPFGAGSANDRRSLKLQMFEDSDWLNQHLVSMNLSENDTVILDTPSGANVYSQQALDAADLVLVITVADAASYLALDTMAQWLETSRRRAQQHRYVLNQQEGSRSFSRDMSLLFQRRLGSDLISTIRLDHQLNESLAYNRDPLQFSPDCIGCQDIFSLARMVRALLAPDLADGQLAP, encoded by the coding sequence TTGCGCGAACTGAACCAGATTCGCAGAGACGGTCTGCCAATGCCCCGCAAGCAGACCAAAGCAAAGGTCATTGCTATCGTTTCTGCAAACGGCGGTGTGGGTAAAAGCACTGTCGCTGCCGGGCTGGCAAAAGCACTAGGGCACCCTGGCGGGCGAACCATCGCGATTGACCTCGATCCTCAAAACGCCCTGGCCAGTCACTTGAGCGCCATTAAACAGGGGCCTGGGCTGATCCAGCTGAAACAGCCCGACGCCGACTGGAGCGCCCATTGTCTGCCTGGCTATTGCGACAGCGAGTACCTGCCCTTTGGGGCTGGCAGCGCAAACGATCGCAGGTCGCTCAAGCTGCAGATGTTCGAGGATTCTGACTGGCTGAATCAGCACCTTGTGTCGATGAATCTCAGTGAAAACGATACCGTGATCCTGGACACGCCTTCAGGTGCGAACGTCTATTCGCAACAGGCATTGGATGCTGCCGATCTGGTGTTGGTCATCACGGTGGCCGATGCGGCCTCCTACCTGGCGCTCGATACCATGGCGCAGTGGCTTGAAACCAGCAGAAGACGTGCGCAACAGCACCGGTATGTGCTCAACCAACAGGAGGGTTCCCGTTCGTTCAGCCGGGACATGAGCCTGCTGTTTCAGCGGCGCCTCGGCAGTGATCTGATCAGCACGATTCGTCTCGATCACCAGCTCAACGAATCGTTGGCTTATAACCGCGACCCGCTGCAGTTCTCACCGGATTGCATTGGCTGTCAGGACATATTTTCGCTCGCGCGCATGGTTCGCGCCTTGCTTGCGCCGGATCTAGCCGACGGGCAGCTCGCGCCATGA
- a CDS encoding cellulose synthase subunit BcsC-related outer membrane protein yields the protein MHAHHRTLTIAVMSALTATAAHAQNPTPQTLLIEQGQYWQLHKNPQRAAEVWLKVLLLDPVQVDALYGLGLIGVQLEKPQQAQQYLVRLQAVQPLPRQALQLAQDIALAQPQNRQRLEEARRLVDAGERDKATAVFRGLFGASSAQGVIGREYYNNLAFNQADWPEARSGFQRLQREMPDDSIVALFYAKHLVRHEDSRAEGIRTLAGLTRRADISGDADESWRLALSWIGPPDATQIPLFETYLKTHPDDVEIRAQMNKGKQQVTTAGSKDWQPPAELARGLKALKEGDQVTAEQAFEARLNTRPDDADALGGLGVIRQQQQRLAEAEKLLAKATRQNGANQWQTALTDVRYWLALQQARDALVKGQATQARSLVNQALQLVPNGLDARLTLADVQTRESAFDDAQRSYRHVLSQRKDDPQALEGLVNVLVANGKGDEALQLLNTLPASQQATFSQSGRLQALRSVQLANLAEQRNDLPAARSALQDALQYEPDNIWTRFALARLTLAMGEPQKARSLINTMLEARPDNADALYVSALLSVQMGDWSNAQSTLRRLRPDQRTPDMDALAADVDLNLQLSHAIELGKRGQRQEALALLDRLQPLASNSPQRTASLASAYLDVGDSGKALNLMRSQLHQATAPTADFVLQYATLLLKSGEDAQVNAILRDLQNQPLSVPTRKRFDDLLFLYRIRQADQLRERGDLVSAYDTLAPALAQRPGDSAAVAALARMYSANGDTAKAFELYKPLLQRQPADPQLLLGAANAAVLAHDTAFAQQALQQLLKIDSSSPEMLTQAARLYQDMGQTGTATDLLSKAVAIEQSEKRRLQNGQLTGSGVAPNPFSGISGQRSDVSRKTSSDVIPQQAKETPTSPVMGVDASARQPLVSNPFESRLPRTVVVSEDISPAQRALNQLLQERSAYVVQGLSIRTNNSESGLSKLTDIETPLQINIPLEESRLALRVTPVSLNAGSVSGESLQRFGNGAQGGSAGSQKAQGVGVAVAIERPAEGLKADLGSTPLGFKYTTATGGISVDRALSDTSNVRYGVNISRRPVTDSVTSFAGTTDKRSGQSWGGVTANGARGQLSYDDSEVGAYGYASWHQLLGNHVEANNRSELGSGVYWYLQNVTDSKLTVGLSMTGMSYANNQDYFTYGHGGYFSPQTFFALGIPVIWSQRTGRLTYQVKTSVGVQHFEQDSADYFPTEKTLQAASGLRYAEQSKTGIGYSLAAAAEYKFGSNFLLGANLGLDNARDYQQLSGALSLRYLFEDISGPMSLPVSPYTSPYSN from the coding sequence ATGCACGCGCACCACCGCACGCTAACCATCGCCGTGATGAGCGCGTTGACAGCCACGGCTGCCCACGCCCAAAACCCGACGCCGCAGACATTGCTCATCGAGCAGGGACAATACTGGCAGTTGCATAAAAACCCACAACGCGCGGCGGAAGTCTGGCTCAAAGTGCTGCTGCTGGACCCTGTCCAGGTCGATGCCCTGTATGGCCTGGGCCTGATCGGTGTGCAGCTGGAAAAGCCACAGCAGGCGCAGCAATACCTCGTCCGCCTGCAAGCGGTCCAGCCACTGCCGCGCCAGGCACTCCAACTGGCGCAGGACATCGCTCTGGCACAACCGCAGAACCGCCAGCGTCTGGAGGAGGCACGCCGTCTCGTCGATGCCGGCGAGCGTGACAAGGCAACCGCCGTGTTTCGTGGGCTATTTGGCGCCAGTTCCGCTCAAGGCGTGATTGGCCGAGAGTATTACAACAACCTGGCCTTCAATCAGGCTGACTGGCCCGAAGCGCGAAGCGGGTTTCAGCGCCTGCAGCGTGAAATGCCCGACGACTCGATCGTCGCGCTGTTTTACGCCAAGCATCTGGTACGCCATGAAGACAGCCGCGCCGAGGGCATCCGCACCTTGGCCGGGCTGACCCGGCGTGCCGATATCAGCGGGGATGCCGACGAAAGCTGGCGCCTGGCGTTGAGCTGGATCGGCCCGCCCGATGCCACGCAAATCCCGTTGTTCGAGACGTACCTCAAGACTCATCCGGATGACGTAGAAATCCGGGCGCAAATGAACAAGGGCAAGCAACAGGTAACGACGGCGGGCAGCAAGGACTGGCAACCGCCAGCCGAGCTGGCTCGCGGTCTGAAAGCGCTGAAAGAAGGCGATCAGGTCACGGCCGAACAAGCCTTTGAGGCGCGGTTGAATACCCGGCCGGACGATGCCGATGCGTTGGGTGGGCTTGGTGTTATCCGCCAGCAACAACAGCGACTGGCCGAAGCGGAAAAGCTCTTGGCCAAGGCCACACGACAAAATGGCGCCAACCAATGGCAAACAGCGCTGACCGATGTTCGCTACTGGCTTGCATTGCAGCAGGCTCGGGACGCTCTGGTCAAAGGCCAGGCAACGCAGGCGCGGAGCTTGGTAAACCAGGCGCTGCAGCTGGTCCCTAACGGGCTGGATGCTCGTCTCACCCTGGCCGATGTTCAGACCCGCGAGAGCGCGTTCGATGACGCACAACGTAGCTATCGCCATGTGCTAAGCCAGCGCAAGGATGACCCGCAGGCACTGGAAGGGCTGGTGAATGTTCTGGTGGCGAATGGCAAAGGCGATGAAGCTCTGCAACTGCTCAACACCTTGCCGGCGTCCCAACAGGCAACGTTTAGTCAGTCGGGACGCCTGCAAGCCTTGCGTTCGGTGCAACTGGCCAATCTCGCCGAGCAACGTAACGACCTGCCTGCCGCGCGAAGCGCCTTGCAGGATGCCTTGCAATACGAGCCGGACAACATCTGGACGCGCTTCGCCCTGGCCCGCCTGACTCTGGCGATGGGCGAGCCGCAAAAGGCCCGAAGTCTAATCAACACGATGCTTGAAGCCCGGCCCGACAATGCCGATGCGCTGTATGTCAGCGCATTGTTGTCAGTTCAGATGGGCGACTGGAGCAACGCCCAATCGACCCTGAGACGCTTGCGTCCTGACCAGCGCACACCGGACATGGACGCGCTGGCCGCGGATGTCGATCTCAACCTGCAACTGAGCCATGCGATCGAGTTAGGTAAACGCGGGCAACGTCAGGAAGCCCTGGCACTGCTCGATCGCCTTCAACCGCTGGCCAGCAATAGCCCGCAGCGCACCGCCAGCCTGGCCTCGGCCTATCTCGACGTCGGTGATTCGGGCAAAGCGCTCAACCTTATGCGCAGCCAACTGCATCAGGCAACGGCGCCCACGGCAGACTTCGTTCTGCAATACGCCACCCTGCTGCTGAAATCCGGAGAGGATGCCCAGGTCAACGCGATTCTGCGTGACCTTCAGAACCAGCCTTTAAGCGTGCCGACTCGCAAGCGTTTCGACGACCTGCTTTTCCTTTATCGCATCCGTCAGGCTGACCAGTTGCGCGAACGAGGCGATCTGGTCAGTGCCTATGACACGCTGGCGCCCGCACTGGCGCAACGTCCCGGTGACAGCGCGGCAGTCGCGGCCCTGGCGCGGATGTACTCGGCCAATGGCGACACAGCAAAAGCTTTTGAACTCTACAAGCCGCTGTTGCAGCGCCAGCCCGCCGACCCGCAATTGCTGCTGGGTGCCGCCAACGCCGCGGTGCTGGCCCATGACACTGCATTTGCCCAACAAGCGCTGCAACAGTTGCTCAAGATCGATTCCAGCAGCCCTGAAATGCTCACGCAAGCCGCACGCCTTTACCAGGACATGGGCCAGACCGGCACGGCGACTGATCTACTGAGCAAAGCCGTGGCCATCGAGCAGAGCGAAAAACGCCGACTCCAGAACGGCCAACTGACAGGTTCGGGGGTGGCGCCCAACCCTTTTTCGGGGATATCCGGCCAACGCAGCGATGTCAGCCGCAAAACATCCTCGGACGTCATTCCGCAGCAGGCCAAGGAAACGCCCACGTCCCCTGTCATGGGCGTCGATGCCTCTGCGAGGCAACCACTGGTGAGTAATCCATTCGAGTCGCGACTGCCGCGCACCGTGGTGGTGAGCGAGGACATCAGCCCCGCACAACGAGCACTGAATCAGCTCCTCCAGGAGCGTAGCGCCTACGTCGTCCAGGGACTGAGCATACGCACCAACAACAGTGAGTCCGGCCTGAGCAAACTGACGGATATTGAAACGCCCCTGCAAATCAACATCCCGCTGGAAGAGAGTCGCCTCGCCTTGCGCGTGACGCCGGTCTCGCTGAACGCGGGCAGCGTCAGCGGCGAGTCATTGCAGCGGTTTGGCAACGGAGCACAGGGCGGCAGTGCCGGTTCGCAAAAAGCCCAGGGTGTCGGCGTTGCCGTCGCTATTGAAAGACCCGCTGAAGGACTCAAAGCCGATCTTGGCAGCACCCCGCTCGGCTTCAAATACACCACCGCCACGGGTGGCATCAGCGTCGACCGAGCGCTGAGCGACACCTCCAATGTCCGTTACGGCGTGAACATTTCCCGGCGCCCGGTGACCGACAGCGTCACCTCGTTTGCCGGCACCACAGACAAACGCAGCGGCCAGTCCTGGGGTGGTGTCACCGCCAATGGCGCGCGCGGCCAGTTGAGTTATGACGACAGCGAAGTCGGCGCCTATGGCTACGCATCCTGGCACCAACTGCTGGGCAACCATGTCGAGGCCAACAACCGCAGTGAACTGGGCAGCGGCGTCTACTGGTATCTGCAAAATGTGACAGACAGCAAGCTGACCGTCGGCCTGAGCATGACCGGCATGAGCTACGCCAACAATCAGGATTATTTCACCTACGGCCACGGCGGCTATTTCAGCCCACAGACATTCTTTGCCCTGGGCATCCCGGTGATCTGGTCACAACGCACCGGGCGCTTGACCTATCAAGTCAAGACGTCTGTCGGCGTGCAGCATTTCGAGCAAGACAGCGCCGACTATTTCCCTACCGAAAAAACCCTGCAAGCGGCATCGGGACTGCGCTACGCCGAGCAAAGTAAAACCGGGATCGGTTACAGCCTCGCCGCGGCGGCCGAATACAAGTTCGGTTCGAACTTCCTGCTGGGCGCCAACCTGGGCCTGGACAACGCCCGCGACTACCAGCAACTCAGCGGCGCCTTGTCGCTGCGCTACCTCTTCGAGGACATCAGCGGCCCCATGAGCCTGCCGGTCAGCCCCTATACCTCACCTTATTCCAACTGA
- a CDS encoding alginate O-acetyltransferase AlgF, which produces MTRAELAAALSLLLSLHAQGADITLYPTGPDQDSAFLRFINAADQPLQIQAEGSRANLQLEGQNAVSDYLSVPVGKPIKGTLERSGKSQPLNIQVMAGEFATVIALPDGTDGLRPIVIREQPDDFNSLRASLAFINADPTCPQAGLRAARVNAELFKDVASGSVQRRAINPVSLSVQLVCSQTDVGVPLDLGQLKAGERYSVVLLPGANGPYLLLATDVLAH; this is translated from the coding sequence ATGACCCGAGCCGAACTTGCAGCGGCCCTGTCCTTGTTGCTGAGCCTGCATGCCCAAGGCGCTGACATTACTTTGTACCCGACGGGCCCGGATCAGGACTCGGCGTTCCTGCGCTTCATCAACGCCGCCGACCAACCGCTGCAGATTCAGGCCGAAGGCTCGCGGGCAAACCTGCAACTCGAAGGCCAGAATGCCGTGTCCGACTACCTCTCGGTGCCCGTCGGCAAGCCGATCAAGGGCACCCTTGAACGCAGCGGCAAAAGCCAGCCGCTGAACATTCAGGTCATGGCCGGTGAATTCGCTACGGTGATTGCATTGCCGGACGGCACTGACGGTCTGCGCCCGATTGTCATCCGCGAGCAGCCCGATGATTTCAATAGCCTGAGAGCCTCACTGGCGTTTATTAACGCCGATCCCACTTGCCCCCAGGCCGGCTTGCGCGCCGCACGGGTGAACGCTGAATTGTTCAAGGATGTGGCCAGCGGTAGCGTGCAGCGCCGCGCGATTAATCCCGTCAGCCTTTCGGTGCAACTGGTCTGCTCCCAGACCGATGTCGGTGTGCCGCTGGATCTCGGTCAGCTCAAGGCCGGTGAGCGCTACAGCGTGGTGCTCCTGCCTGGCGCTAATGGCCCGTACCTGTTGCTTGCGACTGACGTCCTGGCCCACTAA
- the bcsB gene encoding cellulose biosynthesis cyclic di-GMP-binding regulatory protein BcsB translates to MFIACTLLGWSDVALSVVTQTSTTTATITPQPLTDAATSRYTRTLKELGKNYSMSLKGVEATDSVNFDVRADEVVTAAQVTLQYSYSPALLADLSQINVLVNDQVAASLPLPKEEAGRSQTRTVQIPPQMITEFNRLSLQFIGHYTMQCEDPLHSSLWARIDNASQLSLQVSSVPQPNDLSALPLPLFDPRDALPLKLPFVFISQPGTAELEAAGILSSWFGALASYRGANFPVNLTQLPPTGNAVVFVSSNESATLSGLKIKEVAGPRLTIISNPNDPQGKLLVVSGRDGADLKIAATALALGGSAFSGQSVAIDRIDSIKPRQPYDAPNWLPSDRPVRLGELAKAAELNVSGYNPGQMTVALRLPPDLFNWREPGAQLDLKYRYTPQPIATNSSLLVSFNDTLIKSIELPSIEKLGNSDSLLAMLKTDDSLARTSRMLLPLNSVALQSRLQLRFMYDYIKQGDCRDIIIDNMRGAIDPDSTLDLSHYDHFMAMPNLGVFKDSGFPFTRMADLSETSVILPNDPGPADLSTYLTLLGRFGDSTGYPATGLKVVHADQLAEQRDRDLLVLASGNNQPLLEQWQSFLPARAEGDEQYVELSDLSLRVRNWFSPDTQINVRKARNSLRFSAEDGGAYLTGFESPLKSGRSVVFIASARPSGLADVTDALLSSEANTHALQGSLVVIKGKHVESLVAEQDYYVGRLGPLRFVQWYLSQNVLALTLVTLIGVLLLASLAYLSLRMRAKRRLGQ, encoded by the coding sequence ATGTTTATCGCCTGCACCCTATTGGGCTGGAGCGATGTGGCCTTGAGTGTTGTCACCCAAACCAGCACCACAACGGCGACGATCACACCGCAGCCTCTGACCGATGCGGCGACCAGCCGCTATACCCGCACGCTCAAGGAATTGGGCAAGAACTATTCGATGAGTCTCAAGGGTGTGGAGGCAACGGACAGCGTGAACTTCGATGTGCGCGCCGATGAAGTCGTCACGGCGGCGCAGGTCACGCTGCAATACAGCTACTCGCCGGCACTGCTGGCCGACCTTTCGCAGATCAACGTGCTGGTTAACGATCAGGTAGCCGCCAGCCTGCCCCTGCCCAAGGAAGAGGCCGGCAGGTCGCAGACCCGGACCGTGCAGATCCCGCCGCAGATGATTACCGAATTCAATCGGCTCAGCCTGCAATTCATCGGTCACTACACGATGCAATGCGAAGACCCTTTGCACTCCAGTCTGTGGGCCAGGATCGACAACGCCAGCCAGTTGAGCCTCCAAGTGTCTTCGGTGCCACAGCCCAATGATCTGTCCGCGCTGCCACTGCCCTTGTTCGATCCACGAGACGCGTTGCCCTTAAAGCTGCCGTTCGTGTTTATCTCACAGCCTGGTACAGCCGAACTGGAAGCCGCCGGTATCCTGTCCTCCTGGTTTGGCGCCCTGGCCAGCTATCGTGGCGCGAACTTCCCCGTCAATCTTACCCAGCTACCGCCCACGGGCAACGCCGTGGTGTTTGTCAGCAGTAACGAATCAGCGACGTTGAGTGGTCTCAAGATCAAAGAGGTCGCGGGTCCGAGATTGACGATCATCAGCAACCCGAATGACCCTCAAGGTAAGCTTCTGGTCGTTTCCGGGCGTGATGGCGCCGATCTGAAAATCGCCGCAACAGCACTGGCGCTCGGCGGATCAGCCTTTTCCGGACAAAGCGTGGCGATTGATCGCATCGACTCGATCAAGCCACGCCAGCCTTACGATGCGCCCAACTGGCTGCCCTCTGATCGCCCGGTTCGTCTGGGTGAACTGGCGAAGGCTGCCGAACTCAACGTGTCGGGCTATAACCCGGGGCAAATGACGGTTGCCCTGCGTTTGCCACCGGACCTGTTCAACTGGCGTGAGCCTGGTGCGCAGCTTGATTTGAAGTACCGATACACACCCCAACCGATTGCCACCAACTCTTCGTTACTTGTCAGCTTCAACGACACTTTGATCAAGTCGATCGAACTCCCCTCCATCGAGAAACTCGGCAATAGCGACAGCCTGCTGGCGATGCTCAAAACCGACGACAGCCTGGCCCGCACATCGCGCATGCTTTTACCGCTCAATTCGGTAGCCCTGCAATCGCGCCTGCAATTGCGCTTTATGTATGACTACATCAAGCAGGGCGATTGCCGCGACATCATTATCGACAACATGCGCGGTGCGATCGATCCGGACTCGACGCTGGACCTCAGCCATTACGACCACTTTATGGCCATGCCCAATCTCGGTGTGTTCAAGGACAGCGGTTTTCCGTTCACACGCATGGCCGATCTTTCCGAAACCTCGGTGATTTTACCCAATGATCCGGGCCCGGCCGACCTCAGCACCTACCTGACCCTGCTCGGTCGCTTCGGCGACTCCACCGGATACCCGGCCACGGGCCTGAAAGTGGTCCACGCCGACCAACTGGCCGAGCAACGCGATCGGGATTTACTGGTCCTCGCGTCAGGCAATAACCAGCCGCTGCTGGAGCAATGGCAGAGTTTTCTGCCGGCCAGGGCCGAAGGGGATGAGCAGTACGTCGAGCTGTCCGACCTGTCCTTGCGCGTGCGCAACTGGTTCAGCCCGGATACGCAAATCAATGTGCGCAAGGCGCGCAACAGCCTCAGGTTCTCCGCCGAAGACGGCGGTGCTTATCTGACGGGATTCGAATCGCCACTCAAGAGTGGGCGCAGTGTGGTGTTTATCGCCAGCGCAAGGCCCAGTGGCCTCGCCGATGTGACCGATGCCTTGCTCAGCAGCGAGGCAAACACCCACGCACTGCAAGGCAGTCTGGTGGTGATCAAAGGCAAGCACGTTGAATCGCTGGTCGCCGAACAGGATTACTACGTCGGGCGATTGGGGCCGTTGCGTTTTGTGCAGTGGTATCTCTCGCAAAACGTATTGGCGCTCACACTGGTCACACTTATCGGAGTCCTGCTGTTGGCCTCGTTGGCCTACCTGTCCCTGCGCATGCGGGCCAAGCGTCGTCTTGGTCAGTAA
- a CDS encoding transporter substrate-binding domain-containing protein, whose amino-acid sequence MNNKPHALLLCGLLALPWGVQAQETPSHLDSVMQQGLLTVCTTGDYKPYTYKNENGEYEGIDIAMARSLADSLGAKVNWVQTTWKTLMPDLLAGKCDIAMGGISVTLERQKKAYFSSTLDVDGKVPLVRCEDQARYQTIEQINQPSVRLIEPAGGTNEAFVHAFLPKAQLMLHDNVTLFQALLDKKADVMITDASEALYQQKLKPGLCAVNPGHYFQYGEKAYLLPRDDITWKQYVDQWLHLTKVTGNYQKVVGEWLASPEQ is encoded by the coding sequence ATGAATAACAAACCACACGCCCTGCTCCTCTGTGGATTGCTCGCCCTGCCCTGGGGCGTGCAAGCACAGGAAACGCCTTCGCATCTGGACAGCGTCATGCAGCAAGGTCTGCTGACGGTCTGCACCACCGGCGACTACAAGCCCTACACCTACAAAAATGAAAACGGCGAGTACGAAGGCATCGACATCGCGATGGCCCGCTCCCTGGCCGACAGCCTCGGGGCCAAGGTTAATTGGGTACAGACCACCTGGAAAACCCTGATGCCCGACCTGCTCGCGGGCAAATGCGACATCGCGATGGGCGGGATTTCGGTGACGCTGGAACGGCAGAAAAAGGCCTATTTCAGTAGCACTCTGGATGTCGATGGCAAGGTTCCATTGGTGCGCTGTGAAGATCAGGCGCGTTACCAGACCATCGAGCAAATCAACCAGCCGTCGGTGCGGTTGATCGAGCCGGCGGGCGGCACCAATGAGGCGTTCGTGCATGCCTTCCTGCCCAAGGCGCAGCTGATGCTTCACGACAATGTGACGCTGTTCCAGGCGCTGCTGGACAAGAAGGCTGACGTGATGATCACTGATGCTTCAGAGGCGCTCTATCAGCAGAAACTCAAACCCGGGCTCTGCGCGGTCAACCCAGGCCACTACTTCCAGTACGGCGAAAAAGCCTATTTGCTGCCACGCGACGACATTACCTGGAAGCAATACGTCGATCAGTGGCTGCACCTGACCAAGGTTACCGGAAACTATCAGAAAGTTGTCGGTGAATGGCTGGCATCACCTGAACAATAA